A window of the Echeneis naucrates chromosome 3, fEcheNa1.1, whole genome shotgun sequence genome harbors these coding sequences:
- the ano5b gene encoding anoctamin-5b isoform X2, producing the protein MRRITGKAKDETLIELQSTADPLNGDENSGNGFSSLPEIGTLPGDTETDKLQPNKDTVFFRDGVRRVDFVLSYVEDKDGEKKQERRKEFEANLEKAGLELETEDKTDSKDKKTYFLKIHAPWDVLATYADVLKIKVPFKGSDIPHAKDVPLEWLSHPFRLPEHIMHPQPDYFTYPFDKTKTDFFLITNKDTFFPPSTRNRIVFYILARCHYYKEDQKDKEKVGIKRLLSNGTYTAAFPLHDCQYWKRARNAECESERYSLYKHWARFLSFYKEQPLNLIRKYYGEKIGIYFAWLGFYTEMLFFAAVMGLICFTYGVLSYDDNISSKEICDPNKGGSIVMCPLCDKKCPFWRLNSTCLSSWQSHLFDNEGTVFFAIFMGIWVTLFLEFWKRRQARLEYEWDLVDFEEEQQQLQIRPEFEIRCTNRRLNKITQEMEPYLPITSKCARFCLSSATVVFWISLIVACIIGVIAYRLAVYAAFASIIKDPMRKIQFVGRIITPQLATSVTASCINFVIIMILNFFYERVAIWITDMEIPKTHLEYENRLTMKMFMFQFVNYYSSCFYVAFFKGKFVGYPGDYSYMFGHLTKLRNEECDPGGCLIELTTQLVIVMAGKQVWGNIQEALLPLIRNWWSSRKGRHNPENHYSRWEQDYVLQNFSQLGLFYEYLEMVIQFGFITLFVASFPLAPLLALFNNILEIRVDAWKFTTQFRRPVASKARNIGAWQEILNAVAILSVVTNAFIMAFTSDMIPRMVYLYTYGNSSMEGYINNSLSIYSIRQIPENNMPEEPNNWLANVTETCRYRDYRYPPDHQKRYTHTMQFWHILAAKLAFIIIMEHVVFVVKFFVAWMIPDIPSDVKARVKRERYLIQEYMHNYEVEKLKLQLSASFITEPQSEVSLMMDRHEVLSECL; encoded by the exons atgaaaacagtGGGAATGGTTTTAGTTCACTACCGGAAATAGGGACACTGCCTGGAGACACAGAA acagACAAGCTACAGCCAAACAAAGACACTGTGTTCTTCAGGGATGGAGTACGAAGGGTAGACTTTGTGTTGTCTTATGTAGAGgacaaagatggagaaaagaaacag gaaaggaggaaggagttTGAAGCCAACCTTGAGAAAGCGGGACTGGAGCTTGAGACAGAGGATAAAACA GACTCCAAAGACAAGAAGACTTATTTCTTGAAGATCCATGCCCCATGGGATGTACTGGCCACCTATGCTGATGTCTTAAAGATCAAAGTTCCCTTCAAGGGGAGTGATATCCCCCATGCCAAAGATGTCCCACTGGAGTGGCTTTCACATCCTTTCCGTCTGCCAGAACACATAATGCACCCACAACCTGACTATTTCACCTACCCTTTTGACAAGACTAAGACTGACTTCTTCCTCATCACTAACAAGGATACGTTCTTCCCACCATCTACAAGAAACAGGATT GTGTTCTACATCCTGGCCCGATGTCATTACTACAAAGAGGatcagaaagacaaagaaaaagtggGAATCAAGCGATTACTCAGCAATGGGACCTACACGGCTGCCTTCCCACTTCACGAT tgTCAATACTGGAAAAGGGCAAGAAATGCAGAGTGCGAGAGTGAGCGCTACAGCTTGTACAAGCATTGGGCCAGGTTCCTCTCCTTTTACAAAGAGCAGCCTCTGAACCTCATCAG GAAGTACTATGGAGAAAAGATTGGGATCTACTTTGCCTGGCTGGGCTTCTACACTGAGATGCTGTTCTTTGCAGCCGTCATGGGGCTTATATGTTTTACCTATGGAGTGCTCAGCTATGACGACAACATATCAAG caaaGAAATATGTGATCCCAATAAAGGGGGCAGTATTGTTATGTGTCCACTTTGTGATAAAAAGTGCCCTTTCTGGAGGCTCAACTCTACTTGTCTCTCATCTTGG CAATCCCATCTGTTTGATAATGAAGGGACGGTGTTCTTTGCCATATTTATGGGGATTTGGG TAACTCTGTTTCTGGAGTTTTGGAAGCGGCGCCAGGCACGGCTAGAATACGAGTGGGACCTGGTGGATtttgaagaggagcagcagcagcttcaaaTCAGACCAGAATTCGAGATCAGATGCACCAACAGGAGACTCAACAAGATCACTCAG GAAATGGAGCCCTATCTCCCAATCACCAGCAAGTGTGCTCGCTTCTGCCTCTCTTCAGCCACTGTTGTATTCTGG ATTTCTCTGATAGTGGCCTGCATTATTGGGGTCATAGCGTACAGGCTGGCCGTGTATGCTGCCTTTGCAAGTATAATCAAAGACCCAATGAGAAAGATCCAGTTCGTGGGCAGAATCATCACTCCTCAGTTGGCAACATCTGTTACTGCGTCCTGTATCAACTTTGTCATCATCATGATCCTCAACTTCTTTTATGAGAGAGTAGCCATTTGGATCACTGATATGG AAATCCCAAAGACTCATCTTGAATACGAAAACAGGTTGACCATGAAGATGTTTATGTTCCAGTTTGTCAACTACTACTCCTCGTGCTTCTATGTGGCCTTCTTCAAAGGCAAATTTGTGGGTTATCCTGGTGACTACTCATACATGTTTGGCCATTTGACCAAACTGAGGAATGAGGag TGTGACCCGGGAGGCTGTCTGATCGAGCTGACCACACAGCTGGTGATTGTCATGGCTGGGAAACAAGTGTGGGGAAACATTCAGGAAGCTCTGCTGCC GTTGATACGTAACTGGTGGAGTAGCAGAAAGGGGCGGCACAATCCTGAAAACCATTACAGTCGCTGGGAGCAGGACTATGTCCTGCAGAACTTCAGCCAACTGGGCCTATTCTATGAATACTTGGAGATGG TGATCCAGTTTGGCTTCATCACTCTATTTGTAGCTTCTTTCCCTTTGGCTCCCCTCCTGGCTCTATTCAACAACATACTCGAAATCAGGGTGGATGCCTGGAAGTTCACCACCCAATTCAGACGACCTGTGGCGTCCAAGGCCCGAAACATTGGAGCGTGGCAGGAGATTCTCAACGCAGTGGCCATTTTATCAGTTGTTACCAAT GCTTTTATCATGGCGTTCACCTCTGACATGATTCCCCGTATGGTCTACCTGTATACCTACGGTAATTCTAGCATGGAAGGCTACATCAACAACAGCCTGTCAATATACAGCATCAGACAAATACCTGAGAACAACATGCCCGAGGAACCCAACAACTGGCTTGCTAACGTCACAGAAACTTGCAG ATACCGTGACTATCGTTACCCTCCAGACCACCAGAAGAGGTACACCCACACCATGCAGTTCTGGCATATCCTGGCAGCTAAGTTGGCCTTCATTATTATCATGGAA CATGTGGTGTTTGTTGTGAAGTTCTTCGTGGCCTGGATGATCCCAGACATCCCATCAGATGTGAAGGCACGGGTTAAGCGGGAACGTTACCTGATTCAAGAGTACATGCATAACTACGAGGTGGAGAAGCTCAAACTTCAGCTGAGTGCAAGTTTCATCACAGAGCCACAGTCAGAGGTGTCTTTGATGATGGACAGGCATGAAGTGTTGTCTGAGTGCCTGTGA
- the ano5b gene encoding anoctamin-5b isoform X1, which translates to MRRITGKAKDETLIELQSTADPLNGDGPAVLTAFRINLHSDENSGNGFSSLPEIGTLPGDTETDKLQPNKDTVFFRDGVRRVDFVLSYVEDKDGEKKQERRKEFEANLEKAGLELETEDKTDSKDKKTYFLKIHAPWDVLATYADVLKIKVPFKGSDIPHAKDVPLEWLSHPFRLPEHIMHPQPDYFTYPFDKTKTDFFLITNKDTFFPPSTRNRIVFYILARCHYYKEDQKDKEKVGIKRLLSNGTYTAAFPLHDCQYWKRARNAECESERYSLYKHWARFLSFYKEQPLNLIRKYYGEKIGIYFAWLGFYTEMLFFAAVMGLICFTYGVLSYDDNISSKEICDPNKGGSIVMCPLCDKKCPFWRLNSTCLSSWQSHLFDNEGTVFFAIFMGIWVTLFLEFWKRRQARLEYEWDLVDFEEEQQQLQIRPEFEIRCTNRRLNKITQEMEPYLPITSKCARFCLSSATVVFWISLIVACIIGVIAYRLAVYAAFASIIKDPMRKIQFVGRIITPQLATSVTASCINFVIIMILNFFYERVAIWITDMEIPKTHLEYENRLTMKMFMFQFVNYYSSCFYVAFFKGKFVGYPGDYSYMFGHLTKLRNEECDPGGCLIELTTQLVIVMAGKQVWGNIQEALLPLIRNWWSSRKGRHNPENHYSRWEQDYVLQNFSQLGLFYEYLEMVIQFGFITLFVASFPLAPLLALFNNILEIRVDAWKFTTQFRRPVASKARNIGAWQEILNAVAILSVVTNAFIMAFTSDMIPRMVYLYTYGNSSMEGYINNSLSIYSIRQIPENNMPEEPNNWLANVTETCRYRDYRYPPDHQKRYTHTMQFWHILAAKLAFIIIMEHVVFVVKFFVAWMIPDIPSDVKARVKRERYLIQEYMHNYEVEKLKLQLSASFITEPQSEVSLMMDRHEVLSECL; encoded by the exons atgaaaacagtGGGAATGGTTTTAGTTCACTACCGGAAATAGGGACACTGCCTGGAGACACAGAA acagACAAGCTACAGCCAAACAAAGACACTGTGTTCTTCAGGGATGGAGTACGAAGGGTAGACTTTGTGTTGTCTTATGTAGAGgacaaagatggagaaaagaaacag gaaaggaggaaggagttTGAAGCCAACCTTGAGAAAGCGGGACTGGAGCTTGAGACAGAGGATAAAACA GACTCCAAAGACAAGAAGACTTATTTCTTGAAGATCCATGCCCCATGGGATGTACTGGCCACCTATGCTGATGTCTTAAAGATCAAAGTTCCCTTCAAGGGGAGTGATATCCCCCATGCCAAAGATGTCCCACTGGAGTGGCTTTCACATCCTTTCCGTCTGCCAGAACACATAATGCACCCACAACCTGACTATTTCACCTACCCTTTTGACAAGACTAAGACTGACTTCTTCCTCATCACTAACAAGGATACGTTCTTCCCACCATCTACAAGAAACAGGATT GTGTTCTACATCCTGGCCCGATGTCATTACTACAAAGAGGatcagaaagacaaagaaaaagtggGAATCAAGCGATTACTCAGCAATGGGACCTACACGGCTGCCTTCCCACTTCACGAT tgTCAATACTGGAAAAGGGCAAGAAATGCAGAGTGCGAGAGTGAGCGCTACAGCTTGTACAAGCATTGGGCCAGGTTCCTCTCCTTTTACAAAGAGCAGCCTCTGAACCTCATCAG GAAGTACTATGGAGAAAAGATTGGGATCTACTTTGCCTGGCTGGGCTTCTACACTGAGATGCTGTTCTTTGCAGCCGTCATGGGGCTTATATGTTTTACCTATGGAGTGCTCAGCTATGACGACAACATATCAAG caaaGAAATATGTGATCCCAATAAAGGGGGCAGTATTGTTATGTGTCCACTTTGTGATAAAAAGTGCCCTTTCTGGAGGCTCAACTCTACTTGTCTCTCATCTTGG CAATCCCATCTGTTTGATAATGAAGGGACGGTGTTCTTTGCCATATTTATGGGGATTTGGG TAACTCTGTTTCTGGAGTTTTGGAAGCGGCGCCAGGCACGGCTAGAATACGAGTGGGACCTGGTGGATtttgaagaggagcagcagcagcttcaaaTCAGACCAGAATTCGAGATCAGATGCACCAACAGGAGACTCAACAAGATCACTCAG GAAATGGAGCCCTATCTCCCAATCACCAGCAAGTGTGCTCGCTTCTGCCTCTCTTCAGCCACTGTTGTATTCTGG ATTTCTCTGATAGTGGCCTGCATTATTGGGGTCATAGCGTACAGGCTGGCCGTGTATGCTGCCTTTGCAAGTATAATCAAAGACCCAATGAGAAAGATCCAGTTCGTGGGCAGAATCATCACTCCTCAGTTGGCAACATCTGTTACTGCGTCCTGTATCAACTTTGTCATCATCATGATCCTCAACTTCTTTTATGAGAGAGTAGCCATTTGGATCACTGATATGG AAATCCCAAAGACTCATCTTGAATACGAAAACAGGTTGACCATGAAGATGTTTATGTTCCAGTTTGTCAACTACTACTCCTCGTGCTTCTATGTGGCCTTCTTCAAAGGCAAATTTGTGGGTTATCCTGGTGACTACTCATACATGTTTGGCCATTTGACCAAACTGAGGAATGAGGag TGTGACCCGGGAGGCTGTCTGATCGAGCTGACCACACAGCTGGTGATTGTCATGGCTGGGAAACAAGTGTGGGGAAACATTCAGGAAGCTCTGCTGCC GTTGATACGTAACTGGTGGAGTAGCAGAAAGGGGCGGCACAATCCTGAAAACCATTACAGTCGCTGGGAGCAGGACTATGTCCTGCAGAACTTCAGCCAACTGGGCCTATTCTATGAATACTTGGAGATGG TGATCCAGTTTGGCTTCATCACTCTATTTGTAGCTTCTTTCCCTTTGGCTCCCCTCCTGGCTCTATTCAACAACATACTCGAAATCAGGGTGGATGCCTGGAAGTTCACCACCCAATTCAGACGACCTGTGGCGTCCAAGGCCCGAAACATTGGAGCGTGGCAGGAGATTCTCAACGCAGTGGCCATTTTATCAGTTGTTACCAAT GCTTTTATCATGGCGTTCACCTCTGACATGATTCCCCGTATGGTCTACCTGTATACCTACGGTAATTCTAGCATGGAAGGCTACATCAACAACAGCCTGTCAATATACAGCATCAGACAAATACCTGAGAACAACATGCCCGAGGAACCCAACAACTGGCTTGCTAACGTCACAGAAACTTGCAG ATACCGTGACTATCGTTACCCTCCAGACCACCAGAAGAGGTACACCCACACCATGCAGTTCTGGCATATCCTGGCAGCTAAGTTGGCCTTCATTATTATCATGGAA CATGTGGTGTTTGTTGTGAAGTTCTTCGTGGCCTGGATGATCCCAGACATCCCATCAGATGTGAAGGCACGGGTTAAGCGGGAACGTTACCTGATTCAAGAGTACATGCATAACTACGAGGTGGAGAAGCTCAAACTTCAGCTGAGTGCAAGTTTCATCACAGAGCCACAGTCAGAGGTGTCTTTGATGATGGACAGGCATGAAGTGTTGTCTGAGTGCCTGTGA